A window of the Streptomyces sp. NBC_00454 genome harbors these coding sequences:
- a CDS encoding DHA2 family efflux MFS transporter permease subunit produces the protein MPDTDTDTKLRGPAIWALVITGAAGFMAALDNLVVTTALPVIRADLGGKLEDLEWTVNAYTLTFAVLLMFGAALGDRFGRRRLFIAGMVVFTGASAAAALSPGIDELIAARAVQGVGAAVMMPLSLTLLTVAVPAARRGMALGIYGALSGLAVASGPLIGGSLTEHISWQWIFWLNVPIGLALIPLARLRLAESTAPKAKLDVPGTLLISGGLFGIVYGLVNANAHGWTSRPVLAALILGVVLVGAFIRYGFAAANPVLPMRLFRDRGFFGINMASLLMFVGMFGSIFLLSQFLQGVVGYSPTEAGLRMLPWTGMPMIVAPISGILSDRIGSRPVVAAGLALQAIGLGWFAVILSTDVSYAAQLPALIISGIGMGLYFAPASNALMSTVAPADQGKAAGANSALREVGGALGVAVLASVFSARGGYETGQSFTDGTVPALWIGAAVVAVAAALALLLPGRDKEKARATAGRATAGADAPALQKAAV, from the coding sequence ATGCCCGACACCGACACCGACACCAAGCTGAGAGGGCCCGCGATATGGGCCCTCGTCATCACCGGAGCCGCCGGCTTCATGGCCGCGCTCGACAACCTCGTCGTCACCACCGCGCTCCCCGTCATCCGCGCCGATCTCGGCGGGAAGCTGGAGGACCTGGAGTGGACGGTGAACGCGTACACGCTCACCTTCGCCGTCCTCCTCATGTTCGGGGCGGCCCTCGGTGACCGGTTCGGACGGCGCAGGCTCTTCATCGCCGGCATGGTCGTCTTCACCGGCGCCTCCGCCGCGGCAGCGCTCTCGCCCGGCATCGACGAGCTCATCGCCGCACGCGCGGTCCAGGGAGTGGGCGCGGCGGTCATGATGCCGCTCTCGCTCACCCTGCTCACCGTCGCCGTGCCCGCAGCCCGCCGCGGCATGGCCCTCGGGATCTACGGAGCCCTCAGCGGCCTGGCCGTCGCCAGCGGACCCCTCATCGGCGGCAGTCTCACCGAGCACATCTCCTGGCAGTGGATCTTTTGGCTGAACGTCCCGATCGGGCTCGCCCTGATCCCGCTCGCCCGGCTGCGGCTCGCCGAGTCCACCGCCCCGAAGGCGAAGCTCGACGTCCCCGGCACGCTCCTCATCAGCGGTGGGCTCTTCGGCATCGTCTACGGACTGGTCAACGCCAACGCGCACGGCTGGACCAGCCGCCCCGTCCTCGCCGCGCTGATCCTCGGCGTGGTCCTGGTGGGCGCGTTCATCCGCTACGGGTTCGCCGCCGCCAACCCCGTGCTGCCCATGCGGCTCTTCCGCGACCGGGGCTTCTTCGGCATCAACATGGCCAGCCTGCTGATGTTCGTCGGAATGTTCGGCTCGATCTTCCTGCTCAGCCAGTTCCTCCAGGGAGTCGTCGGCTACTCGCCCACCGAAGCCGGGCTGCGCATGCTCCCCTGGACCGGCATGCCCATGATCGTCGCGCCGATCTCCGGGATCCTCTCCGACCGGATCGGCAGCCGCCCCGTCGTCGCCGCCGGGCTGGCCCTCCAGGCGATCGGCCTCGGCTGGTTCGCCGTGATCCTGAGCACCGACGTCTCCTACGCCGCCCAGCTGCCGGCCCTGATCATCAGCGGCATCGGCATGGGCCTCTACTTCGCCCCCGCCTCCAACGCCCTCATGTCCACCGTCGCCCCCGCCGACCAGGGCAAGGCCGCCGGAGCCAACAGCGCACTGCGCGAGGTCGGCGGAGCCCTCGGCGTCGCCGTCCTGGCCTCCGTCTTCTCCGCCCGGGGCGGCTACGAGACAGGCCAGTCCTTCACCGACGGGACCGTCCCCGCCCTGTGGATCGGCGCCGCGGTCGTCGCCGTGGCCGCCGCCCTGGCGCTGCTGCTCCCCGGCCGGGACAAGGAGAAGGCCCGCGCGACGGCGGGCCGGGCGACCGCCGGGGCCGACGCTCCCGCCCTCCAGAAGGCGGCCGTCTGA
- a CDS encoding UDP-N-acetylmuramate dehydrogenase, which yields MQELHDAPLAPLTTFRLGGPAARLVTATTDAEVVATVRAADESGTPLLIIGGGSNLVIGDRGFDGTALRIATTGFVLDGTRLELAAGENWSEAVARTVAAGLAGVECLAGIPGSAGATPIQNVGAYGQEVCDTITEVVAYDRTSGDTVTLSAAECAFSYRDSLFKHQPDRYVVLRVRFALEDAGGLSAPVKYPETARALGVEAGDRVPAAQARETVLRLRAGKGMVLDPADHDTWSAGSFFHNPILGDEAYAAFLARAQERLGPDTTPPAYPAGDGRTKTSAAWLIDKAGFTKGYGDGPARISTKHTLALTNRGEATTEDLLALAREVVAGVHAAFGVTLVNEPVTVGVSI from the coding sequence GTGCAGGAACTCCACGATGCCCCCCTCGCCCCGCTGACCACCTTCCGCCTCGGCGGCCCCGCCGCCCGGCTGGTCACCGCGACCACCGACGCCGAGGTCGTCGCCACCGTGCGCGCCGCCGACGAGAGCGGCACCCCGCTCCTGATCATCGGCGGCGGCAGCAACCTGGTCATCGGCGACCGCGGCTTCGACGGCACCGCCCTGCGCATCGCGACCACCGGGTTCGTCCTCGACGGCACCCGCCTGGAGCTGGCCGCCGGCGAGAACTGGAGCGAGGCCGTCGCCCGGACCGTGGCAGCGGGGCTGGCGGGCGTCGAATGCCTCGCCGGGATCCCCGGCTCGGCCGGCGCCACCCCGATCCAGAACGTCGGGGCGTACGGCCAGGAGGTCTGCGACACGATCACCGAGGTCGTCGCCTACGACCGCACGAGCGGCGATACGGTCACCCTGTCGGCCGCCGAGTGCGCGTTCTCGTACCGCGACAGCCTCTTCAAGCACCAGCCGGACCGGTACGTCGTCCTGCGCGTGCGCTTCGCCCTGGAGGACGCGGGCGGGCTGTCCGCGCCGGTCAAGTACCCGGAGACCGCCCGCGCCCTCGGCGTGGAGGCCGGCGACCGGGTGCCCGCGGCCCAGGCCCGCGAGACAGTCCTGCGGCTGCGCGCCGGCAAGGGCATGGTCCTGGACCCCGCCGACCACGACACCTGGTCGGCCGGCTCCTTCTTCCACAACCCGATCCTCGGCGACGAGGCGTACGCCGCCTTCCTGGCCCGCGCGCAGGAGCGGCTCGGCCCCGACACCACCCCGCCCGCGTACCCGGCCGGCGACGGCCGTACGAAGACCAGCGCGGCCTGGCTGATCGACAAGGCCGGCTTCACCAAGGGCTACGGCGACGGCCCCGCCCGCATCTCCACCAAGCACACCCTCGCCCTCACCAACCGCGGCGAGGCCACCACCGAAGACCTCCTGGCACTGGCCCGCGAGGTCGTCGCGGGCGTCCACGCGGCCTTCGGCGTCACCCTGGTCAACGAGCCGGTGACGGTCGGCGTCAGCATCTGA
- a CDS encoding adenosine deaminase yields MEHVRDLTLLPKAHLHLHFTGSMRPSTLLELADKYGVRLPDALTGGEPPKLRATDERGWFRFQRLYDAARSCLREPDDIRRLVREAAQEDVRDGSGWLEIQVDPTSYAPLLGGMIPAVEIILDAVDSASRETGLGMRVVIAANRMKHPLDARTLARLAVRYADRGIVGFGLSNDERRGMARDFDRAFAIAREGGLLAAPHGGELSGPSSVRDCLDDLHAARIGHGVRAAEDPRLLQRLADRQITCEVCPASNVALGVYERHEDVPLRTLFEAGVPLALGADDPLLFGSRLAAQYEIARRHHGFTDAELAELARQSVRGSAAPADVQEKLLTGIDHWLVS; encoded by the coding sequence ATGGAGCACGTACGAGATCTCACGCTTCTCCCCAAGGCCCACCTCCACCTGCACTTCACCGGCTCGATGCGGCCGTCGACCCTGCTGGAGCTGGCCGACAAGTACGGCGTCCGGCTGCCCGACGCCCTGACCGGCGGCGAGCCGCCCAAGCTCCGCGCCACCGACGAGCGCGGCTGGTTCCGCTTCCAGCGGCTCTACGACGCCGCCCGCTCCTGCCTGCGTGAGCCCGACGACATCCGCCGCCTGGTCCGCGAGGCCGCGCAGGAGGACGTACGGGACGGCAGCGGGTGGCTGGAGATCCAGGTGGATCCCACCTCCTACGCCCCCCTCCTCGGCGGGATGATCCCGGCCGTCGAGATCATCCTCGACGCCGTCGACTCCGCCTCCCGCGAGACCGGACTGGGCATGCGGGTCGTCATCGCCGCCAACCGCATGAAGCATCCGCTCGACGCCCGGACCCTCGCCCGGCTCGCCGTCCGCTACGCCGACCGCGGCATCGTCGGCTTCGGCCTCTCCAACGACGAGCGCCGCGGCATGGCCCGCGACTTCGACCGGGCCTTCGCCATCGCCCGCGAGGGCGGCCTCCTCGCCGCCCCGCACGGGGGCGAGCTGAGCGGCCCGTCCTCCGTCCGCGACTGCCTCGACGATCTGCACGCGGCCCGTATCGGGCACGGCGTGCGGGCCGCCGAGGACCCGCGGCTCCTCCAGCGGCTCGCCGACCGGCAGATCACTTGCGAGGTCTGCCCGGCGTCCAACGTGGCCCTCGGGGTCTACGAGCGCCACGAGGACGTCCCGCTGCGCACCCTCTTCGAGGCCGGGGTCCCGTTGGCCCTGGGCGCGGACGACCCGCTGCTGTTCGGCTCCCGGCTCGCGGCCCAGTACGAGATCGCCCGCCGCCACCACGGCTTCACGGACGCGGAGCTCGCCGAGCTGGCCCGCCAGTCGGTGCGCGGTTCGGCCGCGCCCGCCGACGTACAGGAGAAGCTGCTGACCGGGATCGACCACTGGCTGGTCTCCTGA
- a CDS encoding pyridoxal phosphate-dependent aminotransferase, translating to MTSETPSAERRVSARIGAISESATLAVDAKAKALKAAGRPVIGFGAGEPDFPTPDYIVEAAVEACRNPKYHRYTPAGGLPELKAAIAAKTLRDSGYEVDASQVLVTNGGKQAIYEAFAAILDPGDEVIVPAPYWTTYPESIRLAGGVPVEVVADETTGYRVSVEQLEAARTERTKVVLFVSPSNPTGAVYSEADAEAIGRWAVEHGLWVLTDEIYEHLVYGDAKFVSLPAIVPELADKCIIVNGVAKTYAMTGWRVGWIVGPKDVVKAATNLQSHATSNVSNVAQVAALAAVSGNLDAVHEMRTAFDRRRQTIVRMLNEIDGVFCPTPEGAFYVYPAVKDLIGKEIRGKRPQSSAELATLILDEAEVAVVPGEAFGTPGYLRLSYALGDEDLVEGVSRIQKLLAEAKA from the coding sequence ATGACCTCTGAAACGCCTTCCGCCGAGCGCCGCGTATCCGCCCGTATCGGTGCCATCTCCGAGTCCGCCACCCTTGCCGTGGACGCCAAGGCCAAGGCCCTCAAGGCCGCCGGGCGCCCGGTGATCGGCTTCGGCGCGGGCGAGCCCGACTTCCCGACGCCGGACTACATCGTCGAGGCCGCGGTGGAGGCCTGCCGCAACCCGAAGTACCACCGCTACACCCCGGCCGGCGGGCTGCCCGAGCTGAAGGCCGCCATCGCCGCGAAGACGCTGCGCGACTCCGGCTACGAGGTCGACGCCTCCCAGGTGCTGGTGACCAACGGTGGCAAGCAGGCGATCTACGAGGCCTTCGCGGCCATCCTGGACCCGGGTGACGAGGTCATCGTCCCGGCTCCGTACTGGACCACGTACCCGGAGTCGATCCGTCTCGCCGGCGGTGTCCCGGTCGAGGTCGTCGCCGACGAGACCACCGGTTACCGGGTTTCCGTCGAGCAGCTCGAAGCGGCCCGCACCGAGCGCACGAAGGTCGTCCTCTTCGTCTCCCCCTCGAACCCGACCGGCGCCGTGTACTCGGAGGCCGACGCCGAGGCCATCGGCCGCTGGGCCGTGGAGCACGGCCTGTGGGTCCTGACCGACGAGATCTACGAGCACCTCGTCTACGGCGACGCGAAGTTCGTCTCGCTCCCGGCGATCGTTCCCGAGCTGGCCGACAAGTGCATCATCGTCAACGGCGTCGCCAAGACGTACGCGATGACCGGCTGGCGCGTGGGCTGGATCGTCGGCCCGAAGGACGTGGTCAAGGCCGCGACCAACCTCCAGTCGCACGCCACCTCCAACGTCTCCAACGTGGCCCAGGTCGCGGCGCTGGCCGCCGTCTCCGGCAACCTGGACGCCGTGCACGAGATGCGCACCGCCTTCGACCGCCGCCGCCAGACGATCGTGCGGATGCTCAACGAGATCGACGGCGTGTTCTGCCCGACCCCCGAAGGCGCGTTCTACGTGTACCCGGCGGTCAAGGACCTGATCGGCAAGGAGATCCGCGGCAAGCGCCCGCAGAGCTCCGCCGAGCTGGCCACCCTGATCCTGGACGAGGCCGAGGTCGCGGTCGTCCCCGGCGAGGCCTTCGGCACCCCCGGCTACCTGCGCCTCTCCTACGCCCTGGGCGACGAGGACCTGGTCGAGGGCGTCTCCCGCATCCAGAAGCTCCTGGCGGAGGCCAAGGCCTGA
- the secE gene encoding preprotein translocase subunit SecE, producing the protein MTDALGSIDMPDAEDDTREKKARKGGKRGKKGPLGRLALFYRQIVAELRKVVWPTRNQLSTYTTVVIVFVVIMIGLVTVIDYGFQEATKFVFG; encoded by the coding sequence GTGACGGACGCCCTGGGCTCCATCGACATGCCTGACGCCGAGGACGACACTCGCGAGAAGAAGGCCCGCAAGGGCGGCAAGCGCGGCAAGAAGGGCCCTCTCGGCCGTCTCGCGCTCTTCTACCGACAGATCGTCGCGGAACTCCGCAAGGTTGTCTGGCCCACTCGTAACCAGCTGTCGACGTACACCACTGTGGTGATCGTGTTCGTCGTCATCATGATCGGTCTGGTGACCGTGATTGACTATGGGTTCCAGGAAGCCACCAAGTTCGTCTTCGGCTGA
- the nusG gene encoding transcription termination/antitermination protein NusG, translating into MSDPNLNASPDSVESVEDALDIVEAADADRDEVELADEAQAGVAAETAAMHIEAAHVEAEDDESATEGDVEDEGDDTDADEEADEDSEAGETAEDADAADEDADEADEDAEEADEDAEEAEEAAPVEDAEPVDPIQALREELRSLPGEWYVIHTYAGYEKRVKANLEQRAVSLNVEDFIYSAEVPEEEIVQIKNGERKNVRQNKLPGYVLVRMDLTNESWGVVRNTPGVTGFVGNAYDPYPLTLDEIVKMLAPEAQEKAAKLAAEEAGLPAPSVKRTIEVLDFEVGDSVTVTDGPFATLQATINEINPDSKKVKGLVEIFGRETPVELSFDQIQKN; encoded by the coding sequence GTGTCTGACCCGAACCTGAACGCGAGCCCCGACTCCGTCGAGTCCGTCGAGGACGCGCTCGACATCGTCGAGGCGGCGGACGCGGACCGCGACGAAGTCGAGCTCGCCGACGAAGCCCAGGCAGGTGTCGCCGCCGAGACCGCCGCGATGCACATCGAGGCCGCGCACGTCGAGGCTGAGGACGACGAGTCCGCCACCGAGGGCGACGTCGAGGACGAGGGCGACGACACCGACGCCGACGAAGAGGCCGACGAGGACTCCGAGGCCGGCGAGACCGCCGAAGACGCTGACGCTGCTGACGAAGACGCCGATGAGGCCGACGAAGACGCTGAGGAGGCCGACGAAGACGCTGAGGAGGCCGAGGAGGCCGCCCCCGTCGAGGACGCCGAGCCCGTCGACCCGATCCAGGCCCTGCGCGAGGAACTGCGCAGCCTGCCGGGCGAGTGGTACGTCATCCACACCTACGCCGGCTACGAGAAGCGCGTGAAGGCGAACCTCGAGCAGCGCGCCGTCTCGCTCAACGTCGAGGACTTCATCTACTCGGCCGAGGTGCCCGAGGAAGAGATCGTCCAGATCAAGAACGGCGAGCGCAAGAACGTCCGGCAGAACAAGCTGCCCGGTTACGTTCTCGTCCGCATGGACCTGACGAACGAGTCCTGGGGCGTCGTCCGCAACACCCCCGGCGTCACCGGCTTCGTGGGCAACGCGTACGACCCGTACCCGCTGACCCTGGACGAGATCGTCAAGATGCTCGCTCCCGAGGCTCAGGAGAAGGCCGCCAAGCTCGCTGCGGAAGAGGCCGGCCTGCCCGCGCCCTCCGTCAAGCGCACCATCGAGGTCCTGGACTTCGAGGTCGGCGACTCGGTCACCGTCACCGACGGCCCGTTCGCGACGCTGCAGGCGACCATCAACGAGATCAACCCGGACTCGAAGAAGGTCAAGGGTCTCGTCGAGATCTTCGGCCGCGAGACCCCGGTCGAGCTGAGCTTCGACCAGATCCAGAAGAACTGA
- the rplK gene encoding 50S ribosomal protein L11: protein MPPKKKKITGLIKLQIKAGAANPAPPVGPALGQHGVNIMEFCKAYNAATESQRGMVVPVEITVYDDRSFTFITKTPPAARLILKAAGIEKGSGEPHKTKVAKLSGAQVREIAELKMPDLNANDVDAAMKIIAGTARSMGVTVEG from the coding sequence ATGCCTCCCAAGAAGAAGAAGATCACGGGGCTTATCAAGCTCCAGATCAAGGCCGGTGCGGCCAACCCGGCTCCGCCGGTCGGCCCCGCGCTCGGTCAGCACGGCGTCAACATCATGGAGTTCTGCAAGGCCTACAACGCCGCGACCGAGTCGCAGCGTGGCATGGTCGTGCCGGTGGAGATCACGGTCTACGACGACCGCTCCTTCACCTTCATCACCAAGACTCCGCCGGCCGCGCGCCTCATCCTGAAGGCCGCAGGCATCGAGAAGGGCTCCGGCGAGCCGCACAAGACCAAGGTCGCCAAGCTTTCCGGCGCCCAGGTCCGCGAGATCGCCGAGCTGAAGATGCCCGACCTGAACGCCAACGACGTCGACGCCGCGATGAAGATCATCGCCGGCACCGCGCGTTCGATGGGCGTCACCGTCGAAGGCTGA
- the rplA gene encoding 50S ribosomal protein L1 codes for MKRSKTLRAADAKVDREKQYAPLEAVRLAKETSATKFDSTVEVAFRLGVDPRKADQMVRGTVNLPHGTGKTARVLVFATGDRAAAAEAAGADIVGDDELINEIAKGNRLNEFDAVVSTPDLMGKVGRLGRVLGPRGLMPNPKTGTVTMDVAKAVTEIKGGKIEFRVDKHSNLHFIIGKVSFTDEQLVENYGAALDEILRLKPSAAKGRYIKKAALSTTMGPGIALDSNRTRNLLVEEDPAAV; via the coding sequence GTGAAGCGCAGCAAGACTCTCCGCGCTGCGGACGCCAAGGTCGACCGGGAGAAGCAGTACGCCCCGCTCGAGGCCGTCCGTCTCGCCAAGGAGACCTCCGCGACCAAGTTCGACAGCACCGTCGAGGTCGCCTTCCGCCTGGGTGTAGACCCGCGCAAGGCCGACCAGATGGTCCGCGGCACCGTGAACCTCCCGCACGGCACCGGCAAGACCGCCCGGGTCCTGGTCTTCGCGACCGGTGACCGTGCAGCGGCCGCGGAAGCCGCCGGCGCCGACATTGTCGGCGACGACGAGCTCATCAACGAGATCGCCAAGGGCAACCGCCTGAACGAGTTCGACGCCGTTGTGTCCACCCCGGACCTCATGGGCAAGGTCGGCCGCCTCGGCCGCGTGCTCGGTCCCCGTGGCCTGATGCCGAACCCGAAGACCGGCACCGTCACGATGGACGTCGCGAAGGCTGTCACCGAGATCAAGGGTGGCAAGATCGAGTTCCGCGTCGACAAGCACTCGAACCTGCACTTCATCATCGGCAAGGTCTCCTTCACCGATGAGCAGCTGGTCGAGAACTACGGTGCGGCCCTCGACGAGATCCTTCGTCTGAAGCCGTCCGCCGCCAAGGGCCGCTACATCAAGAAGGCTGCCCTCAGCACCACGATGGGCCCCGGCATCGCGCTGGACTCCAACCGCACCCGGAACCTCCTCGTCGAGGAAGACCCGGCTGCTGTCTGA